Proteins encoded together in one Olsenella timonensis window:
- a CDS encoding 4Fe-4S binding protein, protein MAEKRDFLDELIDLQSDWRSLKEMPNQMVGSLMDDGERKVFNPADYKEKPFANSGRCLRVASQRTDVCSRCLDVCPTHSITIHNKTVSVADDCRKCGLCASVCPTEAFSTRRHMPRQVYDQIARVASSYEQCYVTCTRALKRLPHGNEVVLACVGAVPRDLWFSLLADYDNISVYLPVGICDRCRTTTGEQTYADAIATAEEWADAALGLEVEESAMSHELTRAYKRSQFVSGAVTSVERLVTRTNPALAGAKAVAKKISDHSQRLNRLQKELENAVGSKTTGNHVRLLTQGRKLMMGALQHDESLAELVRLEVPVCDHSLCTMCGDCAKACTTHALDLDRSGQVTVQSAYCVSCGACVTVCEEGALAMEPMDVSELVIPDKVAEEVARKKAEAKAKASEYVEKGKKQLNRVADALEKLDDDGAAPAQGR, encoded by the coding sequence GTGGCCGAGAAGAGAGACTTTCTCGATGAGCTCATAGACCTCCAGAGCGACTGGCGCTCCCTCAAGGAGATGCCCAACCAGATGGTTGGCTCCCTGATGGACGACGGCGAGCGAAAGGTCTTCAACCCTGCCGACTACAAGGAGAAGCCCTTCGCCAACTCCGGACGCTGCCTGCGGGTGGCGAGCCAGCGCACCGACGTGTGCTCCCGCTGCCTGGACGTGTGCCCCACGCACTCGATCACCATCCACAACAAGACCGTCTCCGTGGCCGACGACTGCCGCAAGTGCGGCCTGTGCGCCTCAGTCTGCCCGACGGAGGCCTTCTCGACGCGGCGCCACATGCCGCGCCAGGTCTACGACCAGATCGCGCGCGTGGCCTCGTCCTACGAGCAGTGCTACGTGACGTGCACGCGCGCGCTCAAGCGTCTGCCGCACGGCAACGAGGTCGTGCTCGCGTGCGTGGGCGCGGTGCCGCGCGACCTGTGGTTCTCGCTGCTCGCGGACTACGACAACATCAGCGTCTACCTTCCCGTGGGCATCTGCGACCGCTGTCGCACCACCACCGGGGAGCAGACCTACGCCGACGCCATCGCCACCGCCGAGGAGTGGGCCGACGCCGCGCTCGGGCTCGAGGTCGAGGAGTCGGCGATGAGCCACGAGCTGACGCGCGCCTACAAGCGCAGCCAGTTCGTGAGCGGGGCGGTGACCTCCGTGGAGCGCCTCGTCACGCGCACCAACCCGGCGCTCGCCGGCGCCAAGGCCGTGGCCAAGAAGATCTCTGACCACTCGCAGCGCCTCAACCGCCTGCAGAAGGAGCTCGAGAACGCGGTGGGCTCAAAGACGACGGGCAACCACGTGCGCCTGCTCACCCAAGGGCGCAAGCTCATGATGGGCGCGCTGCAGCACGACGAGTCGCTCGCCGAGCTGGTGAGGCTCGAGGTCCCGGTGTGCGACCACTCCCTGTGCACCATGTGCGGCGACTGCGCCAAGGCGTGCACCACGCACGCCCTCGACCTCGATCGCAGCGGCCAGGTGACGGTCCAGAGCGCCTATTGCGTGAGCTGCGGCGCCTGCGTCACCGTCTGCGAGGAGGGCGCGCTCGCCATGGAGCCCATGGACGTGAGCGAGCTCGTGATTCCCGACAAGGTCGCCGAGGAGGTCGCCCGCAAGAAGGCGGAGGCAAAGGCCAAGGCGTCCGAGTACGTCGAGAAGGGCAAGAAGCAGCTGAACCGCGTCGCCGACGCGCTGGAGAAGCTGGACGACGACGGCGCCGCCCCCGCCCAGGGGCGCTAG
- the ychF gene encoding redox-regulated ATPase YchF, with protein MSLSIGIVGLPNVGKSTLFTALTKKGGLAANYPFATIDPNVGIVDVPDERLGRLAEIVHPGRIVPATVEFVDIAGLVKGANEGEGLGNQFLANIRETDAICEVVRYFSDPNVMREVGRVGEFVDPAGDADTIMTELILADIQSLEKQLPRLEKDAKRDKELMPRFEVARRLLAWLNDGNRAATMEMTDEERAETKGLFLLTMKPILYVANVDEDQLGEELAPIDGVTPIPICAKVEAELSELEPEEAAEYLADLGLEKSGLETLAQAAYRLLGLQSYFTAGEMEVKAWTVRVGAKAPEAAGVIHSDFERGFIKAEVASYEDYVGLGGEAGCRAAGKLRIEGKDYVVQDGDVMHFRFNV; from the coding sequence GTGTCGCTTTCCATTGGCATCGTGGGCCTGCCCAACGTGGGCAAGTCGACGCTTTTCACCGCGCTCACCAAGAAGGGCGGCCTCGCGGCCAACTACCCCTTCGCCACGATCGACCCCAACGTGGGCATCGTGGACGTTCCCGACGAGCGGCTGGGAAGGCTCGCGGAGATCGTGCACCCCGGGCGCATCGTGCCGGCGACGGTCGAGTTCGTGGACATCGCCGGTCTGGTCAAGGGCGCGAACGAGGGAGAGGGCCTGGGCAACCAGTTCCTGGCGAACATCCGCGAGACCGACGCCATCTGCGAGGTCGTGCGCTACTTCTCCGACCCCAACGTCATGCGCGAGGTCGGGCGCGTGGGGGAGTTCGTGGACCCGGCGGGAGACGCCGACACGATCATGACCGAGCTGATCCTCGCGGACATCCAGAGCCTGGAGAAGCAGCTGCCGCGCCTCGAGAAGGACGCGAAGCGCGACAAGGAGCTCATGCCGAGGTTTGAGGTGGCGCGCCGTCTGCTCGCGTGGCTGAACGACGGCAACCGCGCCGCCACGATGGAGATGACCGACGAGGAGCGTGCCGAGACCAAGGGACTCTTCCTCCTCACGATGAAGCCGATCCTCTACGTGGCAAACGTCGACGAGGACCAGCTGGGAGAGGAGCTCGCTCCCATCGACGGCGTGACGCCGATTCCCATCTGTGCCAAGGTGGAGGCGGAGCTCTCCGAGCTCGAGCCCGAGGAGGCCGCCGAGTACCTGGCGGACCTGGGCCTCGAGAAGAGCGGCCTGGAGACGCTCGCGCAGGCGGCGTACCGGCTGCTCGGCCTCCAGAGCTACTTCACCGCCGGCGAGATGGAGGTCAAGGCCTGGACCGTGCGCGTGGGCGCCAAGGCCCCCGAGGCGGCGGGCGTGATCCACTCCGACTTCGAGCGCGGCTTCATCAAGGCCGAGGTCGCGAGCTACGAGGACTACGTGGGGCTCGGCGGCGAGGCGGGCTGCAGGGCGGCGGGCAAGCTGCGCATCGAGGGCAAGGACTACGTCGTCCAGGACGGCGACGTCATGCACTTCCGCTTCAACGTGTAG
- a CDS encoding zinc ribbon domain-containing protein, whose translation MADSGTIVGGVFAALYAACYAAQYYLAFGTAYRRTKRGGDNGLVLFGWLMVYWLAALVPGLGLYLWFRSNDDADLSGPDKPKKPQVCKKCGAPLPEDGWFCENCGTRFLRNS comes from the coding sequence ATGGCTGATTCCGGTACGATTGTGGGCGGGGTATTCGCCGCCTTGTACGCGGCGTGCTACGCGGCGCAGTACTACCTTGCCTTTGGCACCGCCTATCGTCGGACAAAGCGCGGTGGGGACAACGGGCTTGTGCTCTTTGGTTGGCTGATGGTCTATTGGCTCGCCGCCCTCGTGCCCGGCCTCGGGCTCTATCTGTGGTTCCGCTCCAATGACGACGCCGATCTCTCGGGCCCAGACAAGCCCAAGAAGCCGCAGGTCTGCAAGAAGTGCGGCGCTCCGCTGCCGGAGGACGGCTGGTTCTGCGAGAACTGCGGCACCCGCTTCCTTCGCAACAGCTAA
- a CDS encoding type II toxin-antitoxin system prevent-host-death family antitoxin gives MVIRSSTALRSDYNSISALAHETGEPVYITKNGDGDLVVMSIEAFEGYRRDLEQRAAVLEAEARRLAGEATYSVGEARNMLKERYVRS, from the coding sequence ATGGTAATCAGGTCCTCGACCGCGCTCCGCAGCGATTACAACTCGATATCCGCGCTTGCTCACGAGACGGGCGAGCCTGTGTACATCACCAAAAACGGCGATGGCGATCTGGTCGTGATGAGCATCGAGGCGTTTGAGGGATACCGGCGCGACCTAGAGCAGCGCGCGGCCGTCCTCGAGGCGGAGGCGCGCAGGCTTGCGGGAGAGGCGACGTACAGCGTTGGCGAGGCGCGCAACATGCTGAAGGAGCGCTATGTCAGGTCGTGA
- a CDS encoding type II toxin-antitoxin system RelE/ParE family toxin, translated as MSGREPRILQSAWNDLAGIADYLMRASGERTAEETTDTILDTIELLGATPFLGPLHHDRVLQQLGYRKLVCGKYVCVYRIVDDIPVVYRVFHGRQNYAWRLT; from the coding sequence ATGTCAGGTCGTGAGCCGCGAATCCTCCAGTCTGCTTGGAATGATCTGGCCGGGATCGCGGATTACCTGATGCGCGCTTCTGGCGAGCGGACAGCCGAGGAAACAACCGACACGATTCTGGACACGATCGAGCTGCTGGGCGCTACGCCGTTCCTGGGCCCGCTCCACCATGATCGCGTGTTGCAGCAGCTTGGGTATCGCAAGCTGGTGTGCGGCAAGTACGTGTGCGTCTATCGCATAGTTGACGACATCCCCGTGGTGTACCGCGTGTTCCACGGGCGACAGAACTACGCCTGGCGCTTGACGTAG
- a CDS encoding RyR domain-containing protein, with protein sequence MDATDEIAPHAPQTRGPSFSCQTSAGRFVAGKLAPIVSSGRKRVFRGELETAGREARSAVAIEFLSPDASYYGREVAALSRCSALGVGPAVYDVAATHVDADGTAHAVIVEEDAGTSLEGAVFDRASVPGTDAAPLAPLGSSAREVENEKILFDLLVQLHALHEHGLYHRDVRPANVCVRRFGPEARDIRAFLVDHELVTGSDDAGVPAVARSYDETLFSALPRSLSAGRPRGTVTSLMRDLGYLAALRFELTTGRHVREMTTRDVAWGPRPLFSYAENGAVLVRRIDLEDDIEPLGRALGLTPADVDHVFDPRLLERIRAEIWHGGFLDARDLQIVASWGQSGLAASVERVARDVIYPAWVREVTSRGRTPEYASFDDQPELLQESNRDQARDIPARIRALGYRIAAIGESGGAGRVTAFAPAEVEYLAYLEHRRWVEERLRNGWTWGEKRDDARSTHPDLVPYDELSEESKALDRLAAGSLLTVLEEAGLGVYR encoded by the coding sequence ATGGACGCGACGGACGAGATTGCACCGCACGCCCCTCAGACGCGCGGGCCATCCTTCTCGTGCCAGACCTCCGCGGGGCGCTTTGTTGCCGGGAAGCTCGCCCCGATCGTCTCCTCCGGCAGAAAGCGCGTCTTTCGCGGAGAGCTCGAGACGGCAGGGCGAGAAGCACGCAGTGCCGTGGCGATAGAGTTCCTCTCGCCGGACGCCAGCTACTACGGGCGCGAGGTCGCGGCGCTCTCCCGCTGCTCGGCGCTCGGCGTGGGGCCCGCCGTCTACGACGTGGCGGCAACCCATGTGGACGCTGACGGCACGGCGCACGCGGTCATCGTGGAGGAGGACGCCGGAACGTCCCTCGAGGGCGCGGTGTTCGATCGCGCGAGCGTGCCGGGGACGGACGCCGCCCCGCTTGCTCCCCTTGGCTCCTCCGCGCGCGAGGTGGAGAACGAGAAGATCCTCTTTGACCTGCTCGTCCAGCTGCACGCGCTGCACGAGCACGGGCTCTACCATCGCGACGTCCGGCCAGCCAACGTCTGCGTGCGACGCTTTGGGCCAGAGGCGCGGGACATTCGCGCGTTCCTGGTGGACCACGAGCTCGTGACGGGCTCTGACGACGCGGGGGTCCCTGCCGTTGCGCGGAGCTACGACGAGACGCTCTTCTCAGCGCTGCCAAGGTCACTTTCAGCGGGGAGGCCACGCGGAACGGTCACCTCGCTGATGCGCGACCTGGGCTACCTTGCGGCACTGCGCTTTGAGCTGACGACGGGGCGGCACGTACGGGAGATGACGACGCGTGACGTTGCGTGGGGGCCGCGCCCGCTCTTCTCGTATGCCGAGAATGGCGCCGTGCTCGTTCGGCGGATCGACCTCGAGGACGACATTGAGCCGTTGGGACGCGCCCTGGGCCTCACGCCTGCCGACGTGGACCACGTCTTTGATCCGCGCCTGCTCGAGCGCATACGCGCCGAGATTTGGCACGGCGGGTTTCTCGATGCCCGCGACCTGCAGATCGTTGCGTCTTGGGGGCAGAGCGGGCTCGCTGCCTCCGTGGAGCGCGTCGCGCGTGACGTCATCTACCCCGCCTGGGTGCGCGAGGTCACGAGCCGCGGGCGCACGCCCGAGTACGCGAGCTTTGACGACCAGCCGGAGCTGCTCCAGGAGTCCAACCGCGACCAGGCGCGCGACATCCCCGCCAGGATCCGCGCGCTGGGGTACCGCATCGCCGCGATTGGCGAGTCCGGGGGCGCGGGACGCGTGACGGCGTTTGCGCCGGCGGAGGTGGAGTACCTCGCCTACCTCGAGCACCGCCGCTGGGTGGAGGAGCGCCTGCGCAACGGCTGGACATGGGGCGAGAAGCGCGATGACGCCCGGAGCACCCATCCCGACCTCGTGCCCTATGACGAGCTCAGCGAGGAGTCGAAGGCGCTCGACCGCCTGGCGGCGGGCTCGCTGCTGACGGTCCTCGAGGAGGCCGGCCTCGGCGTGTACCGGTAG
- a CDS encoding FHA domain-containing protein: MESKNEKKPINVLTEFLASWIRANGTEDAAPYDSFETLGQRRVGQKDVERWIFNCNYLYYRVGEFLLDHDLLGDSSDQTVELLAFLEQNFKSIKDSNPLNLRSKQNDAIEREFAKDWPPLCKGSRNQLGRFRESLDALEGHYIESLAANQTKLDSLLLELADEQNFYQKISSLVEGDGRDALLERCRILLPLWCIKQVSPLYSLLIWDDRDAVARLAQLLADSFESAGFPSYDGSRKQDSYIGLVLRAQQAYSEGLGEDEVDLRDLPIRKIAELLEGEFFSLEHPSGSKRLPAWLLGKSQLIWNVVICSIVGPREAVCGSSPARTVTSVVERPEDNPDELSGEVLLRRRFNDGRLETVDRLSVDEVQTSGLWKVIGSVYDENAALPRSEYRNHYDNLGSLFIGSRRFDRSGRLVEGAGDSRFHAELSIRMDEKGGRRIILRDLGSKNGTYVIRQEGGETRYYLLKSRSSVTTERWYEKVGVPPSQVSLVDWIALRRRDIIQLCGSSFEII, from the coding sequence ATGGAGTCGAAGAACGAGAAGAAGCCCATCAACGTCCTGACTGAGTTTCTGGCCTCATGGATTCGGGCAAACGGCACCGAGGACGCGGCGCCCTACGATTCCTTCGAGACGCTCGGACAGCGCCGCGTCGGCCAAAAGGATGTAGAGCGCTGGATCTTCAACTGCAACTACCTCTACTATCGAGTCGGCGAGTTTCTCTTGGATCACGATCTCCTGGGAGACAGCTCTGACCAGACCGTCGAGCTCCTCGCCTTTCTCGAGCAGAACTTCAAGAGCATCAAGGACAGCAACCCGCTCAATCTGCGCTCAAAGCAAAACGACGCGATCGAGCGCGAGTTTGCCAAGGATTGGCCGCCTCTGTGTAAGGGCAGCCGCAACCAGCTTGGCCGCTTCCGGGAGTCCCTCGATGCACTCGAGGGCCACTACATCGAGAGCCTCGCCGCCAACCAGACCAAGCTCGATTCTCTTTTGCTCGAACTTGCCGACGAGCAGAACTTCTACCAGAAGATTTCCTCCCTAGTCGAGGGAGACGGCAGGGATGCCCTGCTCGAACGCTGTCGCATACTGTTGCCCCTATGGTGCATCAAGCAGGTAAGCCCGCTCTACTCGCTGCTCATCTGGGACGACCGCGACGCCGTCGCGCGCCTCGCGCAGCTGCTCGCGGACTCCTTTGAGAGCGCGGGCTTCCCCTCCTACGACGGCAGCCGCAAGCAGGACTCCTACATCGGGCTCGTCCTGAGGGCCCAGCAGGCGTACTCGGAGGGACTTGGGGAGGACGAGGTCGACCTCCGTGACCTGCCCATCCGCAAGATCGCAGAGCTGCTCGAGGGCGAGTTCTTCTCGCTCGAGCACCCCAGCGGCTCAAAGCGGCTCCCCGCCTGGCTATTGGGAAAGTCGCAGCTCATCTGGAACGTGGTCATCTGCTCCATTGTGGGGCCGCGCGAGGCGGTCTGCGGCTCGTCGCCCGCCCGCACCGTGACGTCTGTCGTCGAGCGGCCCGAAGACAACCCCGACGAGCTGAGCGGCGAGGTGCTGCTGCGCCGCCGCTTCAACGACGGGCGCCTGGAGACCGTGGACCGCCTCTCCGTGGACGAGGTACAGACGAGCGGCCTGTGGAAGGTCATCGGCAGCGTCTACGACGAGAACGCCGCCCTGCCGCGCAGCGAGTACCGCAACCACTACGACAACCTGGGGTCGCTCTTCATTGGCAGCCGGCGCTTCGACCGCTCGGGGCGTCTCGTGGAGGGCGCGGGGGACTCGCGCTTTCACGCGGAGCTCTCCATCCGCATGGACGAGAAGGGCGGCAGACGAATCATCCTGCGCGATCTTGGCTCCAAGAACGGGACCTACGTGATCCGCCAAGAGGGCGGCGAGACGCGCTACTATCTCCTCAAGAGCAGAAGCTCCGTCACGACGGAGCGGTGGTACGAGAAGGTCGGCGTGCCCCCGAGCCAGGTAAGCCTCGTCGACTGGATCGCGCTCCGCCGGCGCGACATCATCCAGCTCTGTGGGTCGAGCTTCGAGATCATCTGA
- a CDS encoding toll/interleukin-1 receptor domain-containing protein: protein MTDSSWRYEAFISYRHTPIDMAVAQRVQHALEGFRVPRPLRDGTRTSLGRCFRDADELPAGASLSDEIRSALSNSHFLIVVCSPNTPESSWVNLEVEQFIALRGIDHVLVALADGEPRDSFPAALRSEAEKDYEPLAADFRPGRNRRELRREELRLAAALIGCGLDDLVNRRRTRALQIGAAAACCAAAVGSAFGVFSFWQQCQIASANRALQVNQSEYLASESLELLENGYRMEAIQVAASALPQTEDASDRPLVASAQNALSEALGVYPTNLLNWHPIYSIDGLSNPGAYAASIEGNWIAACTSPQYVNVYNLETGVLLGHLAAPSETSFTDTLLPAGQNVACIMADNSIVAYDAQTGKQSWTFKHPVVTAECAEDESVIAILTVDNSMSLEIAIVSTERGDVIFSTPLNVGYSGDECLGLSEDFRSAAVVSDNSLILVDFATQSVRSAPYSGPTASSVLVSDQIYVTGTPLESAYATHTNTSEGTVTITGSTLEATISAYALDSLEPLWEQRVAWNLYVPDFADIPYNPMPNLISVVDQGNEQATALVLSAGNRLLALDSSTGSILEDTEAEAPIVCVDAMRLSGEDVFLYTTFDGTRGFFAPFDPGSQTKDRYASWFKVPFSLAAGESIGDQFIACDAESANKIAVFEVRSTSELPSYSSLGAAAPNTMRVGETGYIAWISRDGSELQCIAPGGDRSKPAIIELSPLGIDPAHDTLTLSFSSTDPSVLLVRREGSDETPPAIWAISVQTAELIASWTWDSEAPDFGFDSSWFSDERNGQLTVHVGTYLCTLEVPSLEVVNEFTGTGETPLQDDLLVGDFLLALWHWPEGGALSLHDPETNETIESALTDYYVSSNTTLDGYVACSDDGSLLAVACTDGMLRLFDLETLEWRWEVPFSSLASSFLLFSPDAGTLFVQDDTGMCSLIDVATGELLGQASDTSIGRCGVLSSGYFSDDGALVACRGMNLAFDHFVTVFDVSNGSCQVATRIPDAQGVLSDDGVVILQSGEQIYTLPLYTHTELLDMAEEVTRGHELTPEERKLYHLD, encoded by the coding sequence ATGACTGACAGTTCGTGGCGTTACGAAGCATTCATCAGCTACCGTCACACGCCGATCGACATGGCTGTTGCCCAACGCGTGCAGCATGCACTCGAGGGCTTTAGAGTCCCCCGTCCGCTCCGAGACGGCACCCGCACATCCCTTGGCCGCTGCTTCAGGGACGCCGATGAGCTCCCGGCGGGCGCCTCGCTCAGCGACGAAATCAGAAGCGCCCTAAGCAACTCGCACTTCCTCATCGTGGTCTGCTCGCCAAACACCCCCGAATCGTCATGGGTCAACCTAGAAGTGGAGCAGTTCATCGCGCTGAGAGGCATTGACCACGTGCTCGTCGCCCTTGCCGACGGAGAGCCTCGTGACAGCTTCCCTGCAGCGCTTCGCTCAGAGGCCGAGAAGGACTACGAGCCCCTTGCTGCGGACTTCCGCCCTGGCAGAAATCGCCGAGAGCTTCGCCGGGAAGAGCTGCGGCTTGCCGCCGCACTCATCGGCTGCGGGCTCGACGACCTCGTGAACCGCCGTCGCACACGGGCACTCCAGATTGGCGCGGCCGCAGCATGCTGCGCGGCGGCTGTAGGAAGTGCGTTCGGAGTCTTCTCCTTTTGGCAGCAATGCCAAATCGCGTCAGCAAATCGTGCGCTGCAAGTCAACCAGTCCGAGTATCTAGCAAGCGAATCTCTCGAACTGCTTGAGAACGGATACCGCATGGAGGCGATACAGGTTGCCGCCTCCGCCCTTCCCCAAACCGAAGACGCAAGTGATCGACCCCTCGTCGCTAGCGCTCAAAATGCCCTCTCTGAGGCCCTAGGCGTCTACCCCACAAACCTCCTCAACTGGCATCCTATCTACTCAATAGATGGCCTTTCCAATCCCGGGGCCTATGCAGCATCGATCGAGGGCAACTGGATCGCAGCCTGCACGTCTCCTCAATACGTGAATGTCTACAACTTAGAAACGGGAGTTCTCTTAGGTCACCTCGCCGCTCCAAGCGAAACGTCCTTCACGGACACACTGCTTCCAGCAGGACAAAACGTGGCATGCATCATGGCGGACAACTCCATCGTCGCCTACGACGCACAGACGGGCAAGCAGAGCTGGACCTTTAAGCACCCCGTCGTGACGGCCGAATGCGCGGAGGACGAATCGGTCATCGCAATCCTAACGGTCGACAACAGCATGTCCCTCGAGATCGCGATTGTCAGCACCGAGCGGGGCGACGTCATCTTTTCCACGCCGTTGAACGTCGGCTACTCGGGAGACGAGTGCCTGGGCCTCTCTGAGGACTTTCGCAGCGCCGCCGTTGTTTCGGACAACTCGCTTATCCTAGTGGACTTTGCAACGCAGTCCGTCCGCTCCGCGCCCTATTCCGGCCCGACGGCGTCATCGGTGCTCGTCAGCGACCAAATCTACGTGACGGGCACGCCCTTGGAGAGCGCTTATGCGACTCATACCAACACCTCCGAGGGAACCGTCACCATAACGGGCTCCACACTCGAGGCGACCATCTCAGCATATGCACTGGACTCGCTGGAACCGCTTTGGGAACAGAGAGTTGCATGGAATCTGTACGTTCCCGACTTTGCCGACATTCCATACAACCCCATGCCCAACCTCATCTCGGTTGTCGACCAAGGCAACGAGCAGGCAACGGCACTGGTCCTGTCCGCTGGAAACCGTCTGCTCGCACTCGACAGCTCTACAGGAAGCATCCTAGAGGACACAGAGGCGGAAGCGCCCATCGTCTGCGTTGATGCGATGAGACTTTCCGGTGAGGATGTATTCCTGTACACAACCTTTGATGGCACCCGGGGCTTCTTCGCACCATTTGACCCGGGCTCCCAGACGAAGGACCGCTATGCCTCCTGGTTCAAGGTTCCCTTCTCCCTTGCTGCGGGAGAGAGTATTGGCGACCAGTTCATAGCCTGCGATGCCGAGAGCGCAAACAAGATTGCGGTATTCGAGGTGCGTAGCACCAGCGAGCTCCCTAGCTACAGCTCGTTGGGGGCAGCCGCGCCCAATACGATGCGAGTTGGCGAGACGGGATACATCGCATGGATTAGCAGGGATGGCAGTGAGCTGCAGTGCATTGCACCAGGGGGCGACCGGAGTAAGCCTGCGATCATCGAGCTTTCGCCGCTGGGCATCGATCCCGCACATGACACCCTCACACTCTCCTTCTCCTCGACCGACCCCTCCGTTCTTCTCGTCCGCAGGGAGGGCTCCGACGAGACGCCACCCGCAATCTGGGCGATTAGCGTACAAACTGCCGAGCTGATTGCCTCGTGGACATGGGATTCTGAGGCGCCAGACTTTGGTTTCGACTCTTCGTGGTTCTCGGACGAGCGTAACGGACAGCTGACTGTCCATGTCGGCACATACCTCTGCACGCTTGAGGTGCCTTCGCTCGAGGTCGTCAACGAGTTTACGGGTACCGGCGAGACGCCCCTTCAGGACGATCTTTTGGTTGGAGATTTCCTGCTCGCGCTCTGGCACTGGCCCGAGGGAGGAGCACTCTCGCTTCACGACCCAGAGACCAACGAAACTATCGAGTCAGCGCTTACGGACTACTACGTTAGCTCCAACACAACCCTTGACGGGTATGTCGCCTGTTCCGACGACGGGTCTCTCCTTGCCGTCGCATGCACGGATGGCATGTTGCGCCTCTTTGATCTAGAGACGCTGGAGTGGAGATGGGAAGTACCCTTCAGCTCGTTGGCGTCAAGCTTTCTTCTCTTCTCACCAGATGCTGGCACGCTTTTCGTCCAAGATGACACAGGAATGTGCTCACTCATTGACGTTGCGACGGGCGAGCTTCTGGGACAGGCATCGGACACCTCGATAGGACGATGCGGGGTGCTCTCATCGGGCTATTTTTCCGATGATGGCGCGCTGGTCGCCTGCAGGGGAATGAACCTCGCCTTTGACCACTTTGTCACTGTTTTCGACGTGTCCAATGGGTCCTGCCAAGTCGCCACCCGCATCCCCGACGCCCAGGGGGTTCTGTCCGATGATGGCGTGGTCATTCTTCAGTCTGGCGAGCAGATCTACACCCTCCCGCTCTACACGCATACGGAATTGCTCGACATGGCGGAGGAGGTCACTCGCGGCCATGAGCTCACGCCGGAGGAACGCAAGCTCTACCACCTTGACTAG